One Polyodon spathula isolate WHYD16114869_AA chromosome 46, ASM1765450v1, whole genome shotgun sequence genomic window carries:
- the LOC121306170 gene encoding coiled-coil domain-containing protein 134-like, with the protein MDILPLCALLLSLALTASCDPRKERRDASLEIYKRLFETKRREQLAALKNLVELNDVNQQYKIIDIMLKGLFKVLEDSRAVLIAANVQPDDAFPQEEKLKEAFSHVVENTAFFGDVALRFPRIVHHYYDRNSNWNLLLRWGLGFCNQTGLFQQGEGGGHRELLALMAQELGISEKSPDFINPYRTERDEVLHTADEFQKVLREEEKRRRKEERRREIRKGPRISRSEL; encoded by the exons ATGGATATCCTGCCCCTCTGCGCTCTGCTGCTCAGCCTGGCTCTGACAGCCTCCTGTGACCCCAGGAAAGAGAGACGAGATGCCAGCCTGGAGATCT ATAAGCGCTTGTTTGAGACGAAGCGACGAGAGCAGCTGGCCGCCCTGAAGAACCTGGTGGAGCTGAATGATGTGAACCAGCAGTACAAGATCATAGACATCATGCTCAAGGGCTTGTTCAAG GTGCTGGAGGACTCCAGAGCCGTTCTCATCGCTGCCAACGTGCAGCCGGACGACGCCTTCCCTCAGGAGGAGAAGCTCAAGGAAG cgttcTCGCACGTCGTTGAGAACACGGCGTTCTTCGGGGACGTGGCTCTGCGCTTCCCCCGCATCGTGCATCACTACTATGACCGCAACTCCAACTGGAACCTGCTGCTGCGCTGGGGCCTGGGCTTCTGCAACCAGACCGGCCTCTTCCAGCAGGGCGAGGGGGGGGGGCACCGCGAGCTGCTGGCACtg ATGGCTCAGGAATTGGGGATCAGTGAGAAATCTCCAGACTTCATCAACCCGTACCGCACCGAGAGAGACGAG gtgcTGCACACGGCCGACGAGTTCCAGAAAGTTCTCCGGGAGGAAGAGAAGAGACGCAggaaagaggagaggaggagagagatcCGCAAGGGACCCCGAATCTCACGATCAGAGCTgtag